From Pan troglodytes isolate AG18354 chromosome 9, NHGRI_mPanTro3-v2.0_pri, whole genome shotgun sequence, the proteins below share one genomic window:
- the DDIAS gene encoding DNA damage-induced apoptosis suppressor protein, protein MNRRRKFLLASVLALQNSSFIYPSCQKCFSRIILVSKRSDCPKCGSTGESGNANYRYKLSLKVAESNKLFVITVFGSCLDTFFGLTATGLHRYIQDPNKIPETLDNDTTQNLLTKAVETCFVGQSFIFGVTNFENQPGQGSDASNFLQQCSDHKRKAKALVACQIVLPDPGIAGFTVIDYFHQLLQTFNFRKLQCDSQAPNNHLLALDHSNSDLSSIYTSDSTSDFFKSCSKDTFSKFWQPSLEFTCIVSQLTDNDDFSASEQSKAFGTLQQNRKSICIAEATGSSSCHDPIQDSWSLVSYMDKKSTAEKLGKELGLQAKELSAVHSSHHEIGVNDSNLFSLEMREPLESSNTKSFHSAVEIKNRSQHELPCFQHHGIDTPTSLQKRSACCPPSLLRLEGTASSSQDGDPQIWDDLPFSESLNKFLAVLESEIAVTQADVSSRKHHVDNDIDKFHADHSRLSVTPQRTTGALHTPPIALRSSQVIVKANCSKDDFLFNCKGNLSPSVEKESQPDNKVEAVSVNHNGRDMSEYFLLNTYLSALSSSSKDLETIVTLKKTIRISPHRESDHSSLNNKYLNGCGEISVSEMNEKLTTLCYRKYNDVSDLCKLENKQYCRWSKNQDDSFTICRKLTYPLETLCNSPNRSTNTLKEMPWGHINNNITQSYSIGYEGSYDASADLFDDIAKEMDIAPEITKKSQDILLQWGTSLAESHPSESDFSLRSLSEDFIQPSQKFSLQSLSDSRRSRTCSPTPHFQSDSEYNFENSQDFVPCSQSTPISGFHQTGIHGINRAFKKPVFYSDLDGNYEKIRIFPENDKQQASPSCPKNIKTPSQKIRSPIVSGISQPDVFNHYPFAECHETDSDEWVPPTTQKIFPSDMLGFQGIGLGKCLAAHHFPDQQELPRKKLKHIRQGTNKVLIKKKSKNMLAAAVMKKKTHKYKCKSSGWISKCPDIQVLAGPQLHPILGPDSCSEVKCCLPFSEKGPPSVCETRSAWSPELFS, encoded by the exons GATACAAACTTTCCTTAAAAGTTGCAGAATCAAACAAATTGTTTGTTATTACTGTATTTGGAAGTTGCTTAGATACATTTTTTGGTCTTACTGCCACTGGTTTGCACAG GTACATTCAGGATCCTAATAAAATTCCAGAAACACTGGACAATGATACAACTCAGAATCTATTAACTAAAGCAGTTGAAACTTGCTTTGTTGGACAAAGCTTTATTTTTGGAGTGACG AATTTTGAAAACCAACCTGGACAAGGTTCAGATGCCAGTAACTTCTTACAGCAATGCTCTGACCACAAAAGAAAAGCCAAAGCACTAGTGGCTTGCCAGATTGTTCTACCAGACCCAGGTATTGCAGGCTTTACTGTCATTGACTACTTCCATCAACTTTTGCAGACTTTTAATTTCAGGAAACTTCAGTGTGACTCTCAGGCACCTAACAATCACTTACTTGCTTTAGATCACTCAAATAGTGATCTCAGCAGCATATATACTTCTGACAGCACTTCTGATTTTTTCAAGTCCTGCAGCAAGGatactttttcaaaattctgGCAGCCATCACTTGAATTCACTTGCATTGTTTCACAACTAACAGATAATGATGATTTTTCAGCTTCAGAGCAAAGTAAGGCCTTTGGTACTCTTCAGCAGAACAGAAAGTCCATCTGCATTGCAGAGGCCACTGGTTCCAGTAGCTGCCATGATCCCATTCAGGATTCATGGAGCCTTGTTTCATATATGGATAAAAAGAGTACAGCAGAAAAGTTGGGTAAAGAACTTGGCTTACAAGCTAAGGAGCTGAGTGCAGTTCACAGCAGTCATCATGAAATTGGAGTTAATGACTctaatttattctctttggaaATGCGAGAGCCCCTTGAGTCAAGTAATACAAAATCCTTCCACAGTGCAGTGGAAATTAAAAATAGGTCCCAGCATGAGCTACCATGTTTTCAGCATCATGGTATAGATACCCCCACTAGCCTTCAAAAGAGATCTGCATGTTGTCCACCTTCGTTACTCAGACTTGAAGGGACAGCCAGCAGTTCCCAGGATGGTGACCCTCAAATTTGGGATGATCTGCCATTCTCTGAAAGCCTGAACAAGTTTCTGGCAGTTCTTGAAAGTGAGATTGCTGTAACCCAGGCAGATGTCAGTAGTAGGAAACATCATGTAGATAATGACATTGATAAATTTCATGCAGACCACAGCAGGTTATCTGTGACTCCCCAGAGAACTACTGGAGCCCTGCATACACCACCTATAGCTTTAAGATCATCACAAGTAATAGTCAAAGCAAACTGTAGCAAAGATGACTTCCTTTTCAACTGTAAAGGAAATCTAAGTCCTAGTGTTGAAAAGGAGTCACAACCAGATAACAAAGTAGAGGCTGTCTCTGTAAATCATAATGGAAGAGATATGTCAGAATATTTTTTACTGAATACTTACCTGTCAGCTCTGTCTTCATCTTCAAAAGATTTAGAAACAATAGTTACTCTTAAGAAGACTATCAGAATCTCACCACACAGGGAGAGTGACCATTCTAGtctaaataacaaatatttgaatggatgtggagaaatatcagtttcagaaatgaatgaaaagttgACAACTCTGTGTTATAGGAAGTATAATGATGTCTCTGATCTttgcaaattagaaaataaacaatattgtAGGTGGTCCAAGAACCAAGATGACAGTTTTACAATTTGCAGGAAACTTACATATCCTTTAGAAACTCTTTGCAATAGTCCAAATAGAAGTACAAATACATTGAAAGAAATGCCTTGGGGACATATCAATAACAACATAACACAGAGCTATTCTATTGGTTATGAAGGTAGCTATGATGCCTCTGCTGATCTCTTTGATGATATTGCTAAAGAAATGGACATTGCACCTGAGATTACCAAAAAATCACAGGATATTTTGTTACAATGGGGAACATCTTTGGCAGAAAGTCACCCTTCAGAGTCTGATTTTTCACTGAGATCACTTTCTGAAGACTTCATCCAGCCTTCACAAAAATTCTCCTTGCAAAGCCTATCTGACTCTAGGCGTTCAAGAACATGCTCTCCAACACCTCATTTTCAATCAGATTcagaatataattttgaaaatagtcAAGACTTTGTTCCGTGTTCACAGTCAACTCCAATTTCAGGGTTCCACCAAACAGGAATTCATGGGATAAACAGAGCTTTCAAAAAACCTGTATTTTATTCAGATCTTGATGGTAACTATGAAAAAATAAGGATTTTCCCTGAAAATGACAAACAGCAAGCCAGCCCAAGCtgtccaaaaaatataaaaacacctAGCCAGAAAATCAGAAGCCCTATTGTATCTGGTATTTCACAACCAGACGTTTTCAATCACTACCCTTTTGCTGAGTGCCATGAAACTGATAGTGATGAATGGGTCCCTCCTACCACacaaaaaatatttccttcagATATGCTTGGATTCCAAGGCATAGGTCTAGGGAAATGCCTTGCTGCCCATCATTTCCCTGATCAACAAGAGTTACcaagaaagaaactgaaacatATTAGACAAGGAACCAATAAAGTTTTAATtaagaagaaatcaaagaataTGCTTGCAGCAGCtgttatgaaaaagaaaactcataaatataaatgtaaaagttCAGGCTGGATTTCCAAATGTCCAGACATTCAAGTCTTAGCAGGACCTCAGCTGCACCCTATTCTTGGACCTGATTCTTGTTCAGAAGTCAAATGTTGCCTTCCATTTTCAGAAAAAGGCCCACCTTCAGTGTGTGAAACTCGAAGTGCTTGGTCACCTGAATTGTTTTCATAA